The following proteins are encoded in a genomic region of Drosophila willistoni isolate 14030-0811.24 chromosome 3R, UCI_dwil_1.1, whole genome shotgun sequence:
- the LOC6650148 gene encoding uncharacterized protein LOC6650148, whose product MHLIALTICLSLVLSCTATISGPYLLWGHEKVNKLQPEALVEASTKELPLMQLFKDAKAIVIFVRNSTNRLEGTKYPRFQNLVKTNAWSYLPQRNLAAEPFNYNANIEVINLSGHNEEDDAELLTSYNDALSIYGNGEVLGILASREEDAHYLAKRDAKGEEELKPTGATTETEETEASFIYVAEGNKAVLHVTGPPELRLGNEVILLEEHTKQTTFDDQHAKGYGRLSISFRYNGDKCMLRFKFSLSRGTWHLRNVEVEYKEYKDVLVARGDEYTLPSAPLGFSYRCSANNLTFINPNKNETLRSLHLVDYQVQPWLNGGKQFGDVYDCVGFVTAPILAGLFVVTLLIGILGLGITAMLSMHTPNRFESSRNKQLTFTVQE is encoded by the exons ATGCATTTAATTGCTTTGACTATATGCCTAAGTCTAGTGTTAAGCTGCACTGCAACAATAAGCGGTCCTTATCTGCTCTGGGGCCATGAGAAGGTGAATAAATTGCAACCCGAGGCCCTAGTCGAAGCAAGCACAAAGGAACTGCCGCTGATGCAACTCTTCAAGGATGCCAAGGCAATTGTGATTTTTGTGCGCAACTCGACGAATCGACTGGAGGGCACCAAGTACCCCAGATTTCAGAATCTGGTCAAGACCAATGCTTGGTCCTATTTGCCTCAACGTAATCTTGCCGCTGAGCCATTCAACTATAATGCCAACATTGAG GTCATAAATCTATCTGGACACAATGAAGAAGATGATGCTGAGCTCTTGACTAGCTACAACGACGCTTTGAGTATCTATGGTAATGGTGAAGTCTTGGGCATTCTAGCCAGTCGCGAAGAGGACGCTCACTATTTGGCCAAGCGGGACGCAAAGGGTGAAGAGGAGCTCAAGCCCACTGGAGCAACAACTGAGACCGAGGAGACTGAAGCTAGTTTCATCTATGTGGCCGAAGGCAATAAGGCAGTACTCCATGTGACAGGTCCTCCCGAACTGCGTCTAGGCAACGAAGTCATACTCTTGGAGGAGCACACCAAGCAAACCACTTTCGATGATCAACATGCCAAGGGCTATGGACGTCTAAGCATTTCATTTAGGTACAACGGCGACAAGTGTATGTTACGTTTCAAGTTCTCTCTGTCGCGTGGCACTTGGCATTTGCGTAATGTCGAAGTGGAGTACAAGGAGTACAAGGACGTCTTGGTGGCCCGTGGTGATGAGTACACTTTGCCATCGGCTCCATTGGGTTTCTCGTATCGCTGCTCAGCCAACAATTTAACATTCATCAATCCAAACAAAAACGAGACACTGCGTAGTCTGCATCTAGTCGATTATCAAGTTCAACCCTGGCTCAATGGGGGCAAGCAATTCGGGGATGTCTACGATTGTGTTGGCTTCGTCACGGCTCCAATTCTGGCTGGCCTATTTGTGGTAACCCTTTTGATTGGCATCCTTGGCCTGGGAATCACAGCAATGTTAAGCATGCATACGCCAAATCGTTTCGAGAGTTCTCGCAACAAACAATTGACCTTCACCGTTCAGGAGTAG
- the LOC6650149 gene encoding uncharacterized protein LOC6650149 — translation MGKTRVLGSHSTKLLCVIIIMMYGIASSLNGADAQHLIAYISQHGLHGELTFRQMNSTTVEIKANLEATLQYPDQVWSWSVRRFPVDYTNIDPDERCDLERLGGQVVSFDDDLEYLVLPGNETATWQRNMQLIGDQGIWGKSLLLTEISSNARICATITTIQSSVEHMAEARFNSPVAGSVYFRWLAPADGVSGDTLIYSDLYHIREQPAGSQDSRPLTQHHWKIFVTDIFKHDHHRTEDNCNFLQLVFDPQGSGPGQGIGDLDARLGRIGVATNALRSPQRNVFRDAQLALLPSDLTIPHRTLYLVLYDNHHPDTYMACTKIRHVQTLTYKTFLNSDGVKGEVTFTQRSKFDPTFLNFTLGAPLSQHVSRKFAEDVAHFRIHSLPPVPQHLGKAEYCQSTGDMHNPRNLQEHIPPPGYGTQEQYAIGDLTGKLQGRNKHYWHQYVLPGTSSELSGLYWDLYLPLQGRHSIAQRSLVIYTYNRTDVENITQSIWGCSTINQYQKNGVYQQAMFTAQVLFRYPVVGRVILRQAEEQPWQDTTVVFEYLIQADGSTQNSTHDHRWAIHNNAPGKDFYDWQQRCLSAGNVYNPFKVDWGNRSVDDFCQSHLPAMCRMGALDSRLGSLTIAGGKRVAQQLSRRMFIDGNLPLSGRHSILGKSLVIYDDNGPKARGERLACSSLIGHYRRKVVAKEWYANGDDLSVSGKLEIVQQSEYDISNVEVQLKGLQENGGYHIHMTPVEANLAFPCEATTLYGHWNPFNVNPKSSPPAKQGTTDQYEMGDLSGKYGGLNELTQYEEAYNDTNLPLFGYNSIIGRSVVIHKQKRNARWACSTLERGYSPSEARELRAIASFHHPTGYAYGYIKMTQLIHNDGSQSETVIEVKLRHPGKNDRNSTRNHNWQIYVNPVGVDAAVKPTITRCVAGGYVWNPYYTQLADPLNLDLYEQECGPDNPLRCYVGDVGARLGTIDLGGERVVLTDSNFPLESPVGAIGRSIVIFGPEHSHERFACANIEPDHNVIKYINLQKPPRFVVAQFLDELRSVMGIPEWMLDVDARKTKELHGGACIQMIIHFKGPLAHRLELDMSRLIAAGRLDAPSLFIPGYVNTKRKSTISYRTCGVRDPNEKRTKSSSKGRFSISSSVAQTEPKLYVLAMIVITLVFRELL, via the exons ATGGGAAAAACCAGGGTTCTTGGTTCACATTCGACCAAGCTGCTAtgcgtcatcatcatcatgatgtATGGCATTGCATCATCTTTGAATGGAG CTGATGCTCAGCATCTGATTGCCTACATCTCTCAGCATGGACTGCATGGTGAGCTGACGTTTCGTCAAATGAACTCAACCACGGTCGAGATCAAGGCAAATCTGGAGGCCACTTTACAATATCCCGATCAGGTATGGAGCTGGTCCGTACGTCGTTTTCCAGTCGATTATACCAACATAGATCCCGATGAACGATGTGATCTAGAGCGTTTGGGTGGTCAGGTGGTTAGCTTCGATGACGATTTGGAGTACTTGGTATTGCCGGGTAATGAGACAGCCACTTGGCAACGTAATATGCAGTTAATTGGTGATCAAGGCATTTGGGGCAAGTCACTGCTGCTTACCGAGATTAGTTCCAATGCTCGAATTTGTGCCACCATTACGACTATTCAGAGTTCCGTGGAACATATGGCCGAGGCACGTTTCAATTCCCCTGTGGCGGGCTCCGTTTACTTTCGTTGGCTTGCTCCGGCAGATGGCGTCAGCGGAGATACACTAATCTACTCCGATCTGTATCATATCAGGGAACAGCCTGCGGGCAGTCAGGACAGTCGTCCCCTTACGCAACATCATTGGAAGATATTTGTCACAGATATTTTCAAGCACGATCATCATCGGACCGAGGATAATTGCAATTTCCTGCAGCTGGTATTCGATCCTCAGGGAAGTGGTCCGGGTCAGGGCATAGGCGATTTGGATGCTCGCCTGGGACGCATTGGCGTGGCCACGAATGCTTTGCGTTCACCTCAGCGCAATGTCTTTCGAGATGCTCAATTGGCTTTGCTACCTTCGGACTTGACCATTCCACACCGAACTCTTTATTTGGTGCTCTATGATAATCATCATCCAGATACTTACATGGCATGCACCAAAATAAGACACGTTCAGACTTTGACTTACAA AACGTTCTTGAACTCTGACGGAGTCAAGGGTGAAGTTACCTTTACACAACGCTCGAAATTCGATCCCACATTCCTTAACTTTACACTGGGAGCACCGCTGTCCCAGCACGTGAGTCGCAAGTTTGCCGAAGATGTGGCCCATTTTCGTATTCACAGTTTGCCGCCAGTGCCCCAACATTTGGGTAAGGCCGAATATTGCCAGTCAACGGGCGATATGCATAATCCTAGGAATCTGCAAGAGCATATACCTCCGCCTGGCTATGGCACACAAGAGCAATATGCTATTGGCGATCTCACTGGCAAACTGCAGGGACGCAACAAACACTATTGGCATCAGTATGTCCTTCCTGGCACCAGTTCCGAGTTAAGTGGCCTCTATTGGGATTTGTATTTACCATTGCAAGGACGCCATAGCATTGCCCAGCGTAGTCTGGTGATCTATACATACAATCGAACTGATGTCGAGAATATAACTCAAAGCATTTGGGGTTGTTCCACCATAAATCAATATCAGAAGAACGGCGTGTACCAGCAGGCAATGTTTACGGCGCAG GTTCTTTTCCGTTATCCCGTGGTTGGACGCGTCATTCTCCGCCAAGCCGAGGAACAACCCTGGCAAGATACAACTGTTGTCTTCGAATATCTAATACAAGCGGATGGTTCCACTCAGAACAGCACTCACGATCATCGTTGGGCTATTCATAATAATGCGCCCGGAAAAGACTTTTACGACTGGCAGCAACGCTGTCTGTCCGCCGGCAATGTCTACAATCCCTTCAAAGTGGACTGGGGCAATCGTAGTGTGGATGACTTTTGTCAATCCCACTTGCCTGCCATGTGTCGCATGGGTGCTCTGGACTCTCGTTTGGGTAGCCTCACCATAGCTGGAGGGAAGCGAGTAGCTCAACAACTAAGTCGTCGCATGTTTATAGATGGGAATCTGCCGCTTTCAGGCAGACATAGCATTCTTGGCAAGTCGCTGGTCATATACGATGACAATGGACCCAAGGCCAGGGGCGAGCGTTTGGCTTGCTCCAGCCTTATAGGTCACTATAGGCGCAAGGTGGTGGCCAAGGAGTGGTATGCCAATGGAGATGACCTATCGGTTAGTGGCAAACTGGAGATTGTTCAGCAATCGGAATACGATATAAGCAATGTGGAGGTGCAGCTGAAGGGACTACAGGAGAATGGAGGCTACCACATACACATG ACTCCTGTTGAGGCCAATTTGGCTTTTCCATGCGAGGCGACTACTCTGTATGGCCACTGGAATCCTTTTAATGTGAATCCCAAGTCCTCGCCACCTGCCAAACAGGGCACAACCGATCAGTATGAAATGGGAGATCTGAGTGGAAAATATGGTGGCCTCAATGAGCTAACCCAATACGAGGAGGCCTACAATGACACCAACTTGCCACTATTCGGCTACAATAGCATCATAGGGCGTTCCGTGGTGATACATAAACAAAAGAGGAATGCCCGCTGGGCCTGCAGCACTCTGGAGCGCGGTTATAGTCCCAGTGAGGCACGAGAACTGCGTGCCATTGCCTCATTTCATCATCCCACTGGCTATGCCTACGGTTATATCAAGATGACCCAACTGATCCACAACGATGGCTCTCAATCGGAGACAGTGATCGAGGTGAAGTTGCGACATCCGGGCAAAAATGATCGCAATTCGACAAGGAATCACAATTGGCAAATCTATGTGAATCCAGTTGGCGTAGATGCCGCCGTTAAGCCAACAATTACCCGTTGTGTGGCTGGAGGATATGTCTGGAATCCTTATTATACACAGCTTGCCGATCCGCTGAAt CTTGATTTGTATGAACAAGAGTGTGGACCAGATAACCCACTGCGATGCTATGTTGGCGATGTGGGAGCACGCTTGGGAACCATAGATTTGGGTGGCGAACGTGTTGTTCTTACAGATTCCAATTTTCCGCTGGAATCTCCTGTGGGTGCCATTGGGAGATCGATTGTGATCTTTGGCCCCGAACATTCGCATGAACGTTTCGCCTGCGCCAATATAGAACCCGATCACAATGTCATTAAGTACATAAACCTACAGAAGCCACCACGTTTTGTAGT TGCCCAATTTCTGGATGAGTTGCGTTCGGTGATGGGCATACCAGAATGGATGCTGGATGTGGATGCCCGCAAAACCAAGGAATTGCATGGCGGTGCCTGCATACAAATGATTATACATTTCAAAGGACCCTTAGCCCATCGTCTGGAGTTGGATATGTCTCGTCTGATAGCAGCCGGTAGATTGGATGCTCCTAGTCTCTTTATACCCGGCTATGTGAATACCAAACGCAAATCAACAATTTCCTATCGCACTTGCGGTGTCCGGGATCCAAATGAAAAGC GCACCAAGTCCTCCTCTAAGGGAAGATTCTCAATCTCGTCTAGTGTAGCACAAACAGAGCCAAAGCTTTATGTATTAGCCATGATAGTCATCACTTTAGTCTTTAGAGAacttttgtaa
- the LOC6650150 gene encoding myosin regulatory light chain 2, with product NIIVLAIKSARDSVCSDRSTRLDNTSKFSTMADEKKKVKKKKTKEEGGTSETASEAASEAATPAPAATPAPAASATGSKRASGGSRGSRKSKRAGSSVFSVFSQKQIAEFKEAFQLMDADKDGIIGKNDLRAAFDSVGKIANDKELDAMLGEASGPINFTQLLTLFANRMATSGANDEDEVVIAAFKTFDNDGLIDGDKFREMLMNFGDKFTMKEVDDAYDQLVIDDKNQIDTAALIEMLTGKGDEEEEEAA from the exons AACATCATTGTCTTGGCGATAAAATCAGCCAGAGATTCAGTGTGCTCTGACCGCTCGACTCGTTTAGACAACACATCAAAGTTCAGCACCATG GCCGATGAGAAGAAGAAGgttaagaagaagaagaccaAGGAAGAGGGTGGTACTTCCGAAACCGCTTCTGAGGCCGCATCTGAGGCAGCAACCCCAGCACCAGCTGCAACCCCTGCCCCAGCTGCTTCTGCTACTGGATCGAAGAGAGCGTCAGGCGGCTCTCGCGGATCCAGGAAGTCTAAGCGTGCCGGCTCTTCGGTGTTCTCTGTCTTCTCCCAGAAGCAGATTGCCGAATTCAAGGAA GCTTTCCAACTAATGGATGCCGACAAGGACGGTATTATTGGCAAGAACGATTTGCGCGCTGCCTTCGACTCCGTCGGCAAAATCGCCAACGACAAGGAGTTGGATGCTATGTTGGGCGAGGCCTCTGGTCCAATTAACTTCACCCAATTGCTGACCTTGTTCGCCAACCGTATGGCCACGTCCGGTGCCAACGATGAAGACGAAGTTGTTATTGCTGCCTTCAAAACATTCGATAACGATGGTCTCATCGATGGTGATAAATTCCGCGAAATGCTCATGAACTTCGGTGACAAATTCACCATGAAGGAAGTCGATGATGCCTACGATCAGTTGGTTATTGATGACAAGAACCAAATCGATACCGCCGCCCTGATCGAAATGCTCACCGGCAAGGGTGacgaagaggaggaggaggccgCCTAA
- the LOC6650427 gene encoding pyridoxal phosphate homeostasis protein: protein MIRRTMAEFDVKAGLQLALKRIDEVLANRPKEIQTPKPILVAVSKTKPPEAIIEAYEAGQRDFGENYVQELVEKSQHPDIRSKCPEIRWHFIGHLQNNKINKVLSLPNLHMIQTVDSEKLATRLDAAWAKLEPKPEQPLRVLIQINTSQEDVKSGIEISKAPSLYQYIKSNLKNLQLMGIMTIGAYGFDYSNGPNPDFVSLINVQRSICEANNLNPESVLVSMGMSNDYDKAIEMGSTIVRIGTSIFGHRAAKN from the exons ATGATAAGAAGGACAATGGCGGAGTTTGATGTTAAAGCCGGCTTGCAGCTTGCCCTTAAGCGTATTGACGAAGTCCTTGCGAATCGGCCAAAG GAAATTCAAACACCTAAGCCCATCTTGGTGGCGGTAAGCAAGACAAAACCTCCCGAAGCAATTATTGAAGCCTATGAGGCTGGTCAACGTGATTTTGGCGAAAACTATGTCCAGGAGCTGGTAGAGAAGAGTCAACATCCGGATATTCGAAGTAAATGTCCAGAGATAAGGTGGCATTTTATTGGCCACCttcaaaacaacaaaattaacaag GTTTTATCGCTGCCAAATCTGCACATGATCCAGACAGTAGATAGTGAGAAATTGGCAACAAGATTAGATGCAGCCTGGGCCAAGCTGGAGCCAAAGCCAGAGCAGCCTCTGCGTGTTCTCATTCAGATTAATACCAGCCAAGAGGATG TTAAAAGTGGCATTGAGATTTCTAAGGCGCCATCACTGTATCAGTACATCAAGTCAAATCTTAAGAACCTTCAGCTGATGGGCATAATGACCATTGGAGCCTATGGTTTTGATTACAGTAATGGACCCAATCCGGACTTTGTATCGCTAATAAATGTCCAACGATCTATATGCGAAGCTAACAATTTGAATCCCGAATCCGTTCTGGTCTCCATGGGCATGTCGAATGATTATGACAAAGCG ATTGAGATGGGCAGCACGATTGTACGCATTGGTACATCTATTTTTGGACATCGTGCCGCAAAGAACTAA
- the LOC6650428 gene encoding uncharacterized protein LOC6650428 has protein sequence MRLWESDRHQDKMVDIFQRSCDGVNTAVGIMQSMRITDVRQILDFIGVHHVEVILGLCFFLLMQFTKFTGVLLLAVAIAFGIFYMWDTYFPELSQRRSVNTVTNDYYYARSVRDAQSSARLPPFINTSTNNSDQEVYGGNQKRLRDIATYTNFSSGQSSPRYSDNRMLHVIAPQAIGSRGTEMSGANTPLGHLGSMSNQALAREARGGNRYQDRQYNRQSNNQSYNESGYSDYRSSRSTRQPPVYQDDNRARRTRGSSINDDARPTKSRRSTKDRPSSGRRQYKSEQNENYRGHERKPYTTAAGPSTPSYRSTTPGSGNQFANSAQYSTSSNRSQSERDNQNQRNQRTPIQSGNNTPNRHKSSRRNSNQ, from the exons ATGAGATTGTGGGAATCCGACAGACATCAAGACAAGATGGTGGATATATTCCAAAGGAGTTGCGATGGAGTCAACACTGCTGTCGGAATTATGCAATCGATGCGGATTACAGATGTGCGACAGATCCTAGACTTTATCGGTGTCCATCATGTTGAAGTCATTTTGggtctttgtttttttctgctgATGCAGTTTACCAAATTCACTGGAGTGCTACTCTTAGCCGTTGCAATAGCCTTTGGCATATTCTACATG TGGGACACATATTTTCCGGAATTGAGCCAAAGGCGTTCCGTTAATACTGTAACGAATGACTACTACTATGCACGAAGTGTTCGGGACGCTCAATCTTCAGCACGTTTACCACCCTTCATCAATACATCGACCAACAATTCGGATCAGGAGGTTTACGGTG GTAATCAAAAGAGATTAAGGGACATTGCCACCTACACTAACTTTTCGAGTGGTCAATCCTCGCCACGTTACAGTGACAACAGGATGCTACATGTTATAGCTCCCCAAGCAATTGGCAGCCGGGGAACAGAAATGTCTGGTGCAAACACTCCACTTGGCCATTTAGGTTCAATGTCCAACCAAGCCTTGGCAAGAGAAGCTAGAGGTGGAAATCGCTATCAAGACAGGCAATATAATCGTCAATCCAATAATCAATCCTATAATGAGAGTGGATACTCTGATTATAGATCTAGTCGAAGCACAAGACAGCCTCCCGTGTATCAAGATGATAATAGAGCCCGTCGAACTAGGGGTTCCAGTATTAATGATGATGCTAGACCCACAAAAAGTCGACGTAGTACCAAAGATCGTCCCTCCAGCGGTAGGAGGCAGTATAAAAGtgagcaaaatgaaaattatcgAGGCCACGAGAGGAAACCATACACCACTGCAGCAGGACCATCAACACCTTCATATCGATCTACTACCCCTGGCTCTGGAAATCAGTTTGCAAATTCTGCTCAATACTCCACATCAAGCAATCGCAGtcaatcggagagggacaaTCAAAACCAGAGAAATCAGAGAACTC CGATCCAATCGGGCAACAACACTCCCAATAGACATAAATCAAGTCGCAGAAATTCCAATCAATAA
- the LOC6650429 gene encoding trafficking protein particle complex subunit 1, with translation MTIFNMYIFDKFGTLMYYVEWNRTKKSGITREEEAKLTYGMLFSIKSFVSKISPHDPREGFLYYKTNRYALHYLETPSGLKFVLNTDTAAINVKELLQQLYAKIWVEYVVRDPLWTPGTPVTSELFQNKLDEFVKQSPIFGIRNI, from the exons ATGACCAtatttaatatgtatatattcgaCAAATTCGGCACGCTGATGTATTACGTGGAATGGAATCGGACAAAGAAATCGGGTATAACCCGGGAAGAG GAAGCAAAACTTACCTATGGCATGCTGTTCTCCATCAAATCCTTCGTAAGCAAGATATCGCCCCATGATCCACGGGAAGGGTTTCTCTATTATAAAACCAATCGCTATGCCCTACACTATCTAGAAACGCCCTCTGGATTAAA ATTTGTGCTAAACACTGACACGGCTGCAATTAATGTAAAAGAATTGCTGCAGCAGTTGTATGCAAAAATTTGGGTTGAATATGTGGTGAGAGATCCACTCTGGACGCCGGGCACTCCAGTAACTTCTGAACTATTCCAAAACAAACTCGACGAGTTTGTGAAACAATCACCCATATTTGGCATAAGAAATATCTAG